The Palleronia sp. THAF1 genome contains the following window.
AGCCGCGCGCCGTCAGATGACCGTGCGCCGCTGGACCTGCGGGGCGCAGGACTGTCTGGCGCCGGCCTGTTGGCAACGATCTGGGCGTTGATCGCACTGCCCGAACGCGGGGCGACGTTTGTGGTGCTGGCCGCGCTGTGCCTCGGCTTGGCGCTGCTGGCGGCCTTTGTCGCGGTAGAGCATCGTTTGGGCGACCGCGCGATGATGCCGCTCGCCCTGTTCGCCCGGCCCACCTTCGCGGGCCTCTCGCTGTTGACGCTGTTTCTCTACGCCGCGCTTGGAGGGCTGCTGGTGTTGCTGCCCTATACGCTGATCTCGGAACTCGACTACAGCGCCACCCAAGCCGGGGCGGCGATCCTGCCGTTCCCGCTGGTGTTGGGGCTACTCTCTCGCACGGTCGGCGGCGCACTGGCGGATCGGTTCGGGCCGCGTGCGCTGTTGATCGCGGGATCGCTGATGGTGACGGTGGGCTTCGCGCTGTTCGCTGCCGTGCCACCCGACAGCGTCGTCTACTGGCAGCACCTTTTGCCACCGTTGCTGGTGTTGGCCCTTGGGATGGCCGCGTCCGTGGCGCCACTGACGACAGCTGTGCTGAATAGTGCAGGCGCGCGGTTTACGGGCGTGGCGTCTGGGGTGAACAACGCGATCAGCCGTGTCGCAGGCCTGACCGCGACGGCGCTTCTGGGGCTGGTGTTGATCGGATCCGCGGAGAACCTGCTGGTGGGATTCGCCGCCGCCGCATGGGTTGGCGTCGCACTGGCATTGGCGAGCGCGGCAGCCGCGGTCTTCATGGTCGGTGACGACGCGGCAGAGTAAGGTGACGCCCCGGCGGATTGACC
Protein-coding sequences here:
- a CDS encoding MFS transporter; translated protein: MSDPLPPPCTDPAGVAAQSAAAMNTRGTLIATVVGSSLAFIVGSIVNVALPRMQAEFGTGPTGAQWIVNAYLLPLGALVLIGGALGDRYGRRRIFLTGLAVFTLACGLCAVAWSFPVLLAGRALEGVGAAMFAPTSLAIIADGFHGKARGAAIGTWAASGAAAGALAPLIGGLIVDSAGWRWAFGAIIPVAAFAFWQAWRSVRESRAPSDDRAPLDLRGAGLSGAGLLATIWALIALPERGATFVVLAALCLGLALLAAFVAVEHRLGDRAMMPLALFARPTFAGLSLLTLFLYAALGGLLVLLPYTLISELDYSATQAGAAILPFPLVLGLLSRTVGGALADRFGPRALLIAGSLMVTVGFALFAAVPPDSVVYWQHLLPPLLVLALGMAASVAPLTTAVLNSAGARFTGVASGVNNAISRVAGLTATALLGLVLIGSAENLLVGFAAAAWVGVALALASAAAAVFMVGDDAAE